tctgaatgaataaataaataaatctttaaaataaatatactttctttttaatgaggcaCAAATGAAATCACTGTTGGCTGATTATGTCGATAATTTCCTTAATATCACTGTTCACTCATCCcatatttttcactttctcattctcattttttgTAGTGTTAAAACAACCTATTTGAGGGCAATTTGAactaattcaattaaaaaactacatttggggatccctgggtggcgtagcggtttggcgcctgcctttggctcaggacgcaatcctggagactcgggatcgagacccatatcgggctcccggtgcatggagcctgcttctccctctgcctgtctctctctctctctctctctctctctgactatcataaataaataaaagttttaaaaaaactacatttgTCAACAGTCAACATTTTCCAGATATGAACTTTCTGAAAAACCACGCTATAAATTCCTAACCAAAATCAGTTGAAAGTCGTGAcaatgtggggcgcctgggtggctcagtggttgagcgtctgcctttggctcagatagtgatcccagggtcctggaatcaagtcccgctttgggttccctccagggagcctcttctgtttctatgtctctgcctctctctgtgtgtctctcatgaataaataagtaaaatcttaaaaaaaaaaaaagtcatgacaacgttgtcaaaaatcaataaaattctcCCACACTTCAGTTTACAACTAATTTCAAATtatgatataaaattttaaaatacttaattctCCCATTATCAGGCAATGGCCATATTGACAATCATATACCAGAAAATCAAGTTATGTGCCAGTGTGCTGAATAAAACAATCTGTTTTTAGCCAGTGGGTATATTTTTCACATCTCCTCCGTCTCTCTCCCACAATATGAAGCAATTAGTCTCAGTATCGTGCCAATGTCCTTGGTTCTTGCCAAAGACCTATGTGACACACTCTGATACTTTCTAATTCATTCTATATCATTATTGTAAAAGTTAGTTGTGAtgcattaaatttattccttgaCCTACTAAGGATCATAAGCCAAGTCTCAAGAACACTGTTCTAAAACCCCAGCACGTTAATATAGCAAGaaagtttgttttcaaaaatatgtaaacaagAATAGCTTGCTTTCTGCATGCAGAATGGTTTGGGGTGGGGgctttttttggtaattttttttccaagtatggATTTAGACCACATTGTGCCTGCAAACCGCTGCCACTTTGTGAGGTGAtttgtgttctcttttcctttttttttttttgtcttttaaaaaattaagatatacaTGTGCATACATTTTCCCCATTAAAGTGTACATTCAGtgagttttagtatattcacaaagctgTGTAATAATCATCACCATctaattatataacattttcattaccctcCAAAAAAGTCCACTTATGGTagacaaaacaaagcaatacaaaacaaaacaaaacaaaaaaccctacctATCCCACTAGGAGTAAATCCTCATGCCCTCTCCCCCTGGTGCCTGGCAACTACCAATTAACTTTCTGTATCTATGGATTGGTCTATGCTAGAGGcttcataaaaaaagaacaacacaatatgcatctggcttcttccacttaaaatatatttttaaagtttattcatgtTGCCATATTTATCAGCACTTCAATTATTTatgtggttgaataatatttcattgtatggatatactacattttgtttatctgcaGATCAGTTGAGGGACATAGAGTTTCTTCCACCTTTGGCTATtacgaataatgctgctgtgaacattagtGAACAAATTTTcatatggacatatgttttcatttctcttgggtattatatatatatatatatatatatatatatatatatatatatatatatacaccaagaGTGAAATTGTGAAATTGGTGGGTCATATGGttattctatgtttaactttttgaggaactgccaaactgttttccaaaccaattgccccattttacattcctgccaccAATGTATGAAGGTTCCAAATTTTCCATATCCTTGATAACATCTGTTTGTCCatgttttttattatagccatctgCAGCAGACTGAATGTCTAtgtcctcccaaattcatatgttgaaatcctaacccctaaggTGATGGTATTAAGAGGCAGatcctttgggaagtaattagatCATGAGGGCAAAGCCCTCATTAATGGGATAAGTGCCCTAATAAAAGAGGCCCCAAAGAGATCTCTTACCTCTTTTGACATGTGAGATTACAGTGAAAAGATGGCAATTTAGGACAGTAGGCTCTCCCCAGACataatctgctggcaccttgattttggatttccaaGATTCTAGaggtgtgagaaataaatttcattgtTTATAAGCCCTTCAGTTTATGCTATTTTGTTATAGAAAGTCAAGCAGACTAAGATGCCATCCTGGTGGGagtgaagtgatacctcatttggtcttgatttacatttctcttattactaattatgttgagcatcttttcctgtgcttacgGACTATCTGCAtacctctttggagaaatgtccatcatctttgctcattttttaaattgggttgtctttttattattgggttgtaagagctctttacatattctggattcTAGACCttcatcagactttttttttaaagtaggctccatgcccagtgtggaacccaacaggGTGCCCTAACTTATGATCCTGAGTTggagacttgagctgagatcaagagtctgatgcttagggcagccccagtggcacagcggtttggagctgcctgcagcctggggtgtgatcctggagacctgggatcgagtcccacgtcaggctccctgcatggagcctgcttctccctctgcctgtgactctgcctctctctctctctctctctttctctatgaataaataaataaaatctttaaaagaaaaaaaaaaagaagagtctgatgcttaaagGTCTGAGCCACCTCGACACCTGCCCCTCATCAGGTATtttgatctgcaaatattttctcccattccgtattttaacattattgatagtgtcctttgaatCACAAACGTCTTTAATTTGAGGAAATCTAAtctatctgttttgtttttttggtttgcatGTGCTGCTTGCATTGTCGTCTAAGAAGCCCTTGCCTGACCCAAAGGCACAAAGATtaatgcctatgttttcttctaagaattgaATCGTTTTAGCTCCTATTTAGGGCTTTGAGtcattgagttaatttttttatatggtgTGAAACAGGGTCCAACATCTTTCTTTTGCAGGTAGGTATCCAGTTGTCCCCAAAACCTTTGTTTAAGATGTGTTCCCCCATTAGATTGTCTCGGCACCTTTTCAAAAATGAACTGACCATAAATATAAGAGTTTATTTCCAGACTCTTGGTTCTATTTCATCAACTTATATGTCTATCctttgccagtaccacactgtcttgattactgtctGCTTTGTAGCAAGTTTTGAAATCGGGATGTgtaaatcctccaactttgttcttctttgtcaagattattttaagatatttttggcctttgaatttccatatgaattttagaatcagcttatcgATTTCTCTTAAAAGAGgcagctgggattttgatggagattgcaGTGAATCTATAATAGTAATGTCATCTTAATATTATTACATCTTCTGACCCATggacatggaaatatttttccatttatttaggtctcttaaaatttgttttaacaaCACTTCATAGTATTCATTGTGTAAATCTTCTcatacttcttttgttaaatttattccgaagtaatttatccttttttatgctgttgtaaatgggattgttttcttgatttcatttctgtATTGTTAATTGCAATTGTATAGAAATAAactgatttttgtgcattgatcttgtatcctgaaaccttgctgatctaattttttttcttatttaagagaAATATAATGTTAATGATTAActttctactttaattttattaatttatttgagagagtgagcaagagagagaacacaaggaaaggcagagtgagagggagaagcagactcctctgctgagcaggatcctgggatcatgacctgagccaaaggcagatgcttaactgactgaaccactcaggcacccctaactttagactttattttttttttatttttttatttttttttacaatcgtgaggtcttttattttttttacagttatcatgccatgaattcatagggaatgggttccagcagttcaggctcctttccattggttctcacaaagtgtgcttctctgggtggggcaggctggcGCTTCAGTTGGACCcaagtacctttctctttggcttccttctttttctgatcattttccttcacacgCTTCAGGAAGCTATCTCGGctctttgagtgtttaatatgctcaatgcggacattaattctcttggcaagaatcttgcccttaacttgtttgtttacaacaatgccaaCAGCATGCTGAGTAACATTGTAGACCcttccagttttgccatggtaACATTTGTGGGGCATTCCTTTTTGAACAGTGCCCATTCCCTTGATGTCCACAATATCACCTTTCTTATAGATTCGCATGCatgtggccaaaggaacaactccatgttttctaaaaggcctagagaacatatagcgggtacctctcctctttccctttgtgttggtcattttggCGAATTACTGGAAGATGGCGGTTCCGGCCGAAAGGAAGCCTAACTTTAGACTTTAAATTAAGAACATATACCAGTCATAAAGGTTTCTAGGTGTATTAGTCAGGTGCCTGAGAGAAAACAGATGACTCATTCAAATTAGGAAGTTTAGAGGAGGATTTACTAAAAAGACTATTTATAAAGGTATGGGTAGAGCATAGGAAAACCACAAGGGATAACTCAGCAATCTGGGGCTAGTAATAGCATAGTCATTACCATCCCTAGCTTGAGGGAACAAGGGAATTAGAAAGGTTATCattaacaagaaaagaaagagttgaGAGAAAAACAGTGATCTTCAACTGAGAAACTAGCCAGCCTGAAGCAACCCTGCCAAAAAGGAGACAggggaataaataaatgtcttgaCCACACTCTACTCTCTCCCTCCAATCTCCTGCTTGGACACCTCACTGTGATTCTGGTTGGAAGCCAGACATCAAACAAGCCAGCCCATTGATGTAGTTCATACAAGGATTGCAGGAATGGAGAACAATTTACCCTCTTGGGATGAAGAGGGGAGAGTACATCCAGAGGGGCAAATGGAAGATATCCCATGCACTAGGTTATGCCAGAATAACAAGCAACTTAATCAGAATCACTTGAaaaaagcaggagggaggaaataaaataaaagcccaaattaggacaacagaaaacaaacatacaGTTGACAGAAATAACCAAGGCAAacatttgtttttggaaaaaaaaaaaaaagagtaataaaaagtgTCCCCTGAGAAGATGGTAGAGTAGGAGGTCCTTAAACTCACCTTGTCCCAGGGATACAACTAATAATAttcacatcagtgtaaataacccagaaaataacCTGatgactggcagaacaaactccacaattaAATGGTTGAGAGGAGGCCACATCTAAGAAGGTTGAAAGGGCAAAGATGAAGTCTGGGAATGAAACGGACTGGAGTCATCCACCGTGGTATGGAGAAGGGCAGAAAACATACTGTCACACCAGTGAGCCACACCAATGTGGAGGACAAATCCCcatgatatttgccttttttttttttctttttctttttctttttctttctttctttcttttttttttttttggagttcaatttgccaacatatagcaaaacacccagtgctcatcccatcaagtgcccccctcagtgcccgtcacccagtcaccctcacccccccgcccacctccctttccaccaccccttgttcgtttcccagagttaggagtctctcatgttctgtctccctctctgatacttcccactcatgttctctcctttcccctttattccctttcactattttttatattccccaaatgaatgagaccatataatgtttgtccttctctgactgacttatttcactcggcataataccctccagttccacccacgtcgaagcaaatggtgggtatttgtcgtttctaatggcagcctgggtggctcagcggtttagtgctgacttccaggcgtgatcctggagatccggggaatcgagtcccacatcaggctccctgcatggagcctgcttctccttctgcctgtgtctctgcctctctttctttctctctctctctctgtctctgtctcttatgaataaataaataaaatcttaaaaaaaaaaaaagatatttgcctTTGAAAACCTGAGGAACCCAATCAACTGAAAgcttggaattttaaaagtccaTAGGCTTGGCTGTAGGAGAGCCAAGAGGCCTTAGGGAGCAGAGTCTCTGCTCTTAAAGAGATAGGAGGACAAACAGCCCAAGCAGATATTGCGCGGAACCAGCAGTTTGAAAAAACGCCAGGGGCATATGGCTGGGAGAATGATTTGCTCATCTGAGGGCAAGCCAGGGATCACAAGGCGATTCCACGAACAAAGAACCTGTCAGGTGggtttccctcccccaccctccagcatAAACAACAGCCAATGTGAGAACCTGTGCAGTATAGACACTGGCTACCTAATTTGTTTATGCCAAGCCCACTTGCCAATGCTTCAGTCGATCTGCTCTTCCCAGTCATGCTTGCCTCAGTCCTACACTGAAGACCAAGGCAAACCTTGCCAACATCACATCTCCCAAAACGCAGGTATTGTGGGACCGCGGTTCCTGCAGCAGTGGGGGAAGGTCTCAACTCCCAAGCAGACCACTGCACGCGCCTCACTCCTGCTGGGGACCAAACactgtccacaataggcaaagagagcctctgcagacaacTGGATTGAAGGGAAAAGAGGCCAAGACTTAACAGGTAAGCACATACACATATAGTAGACactcctgaagtgccaggccctggggaacagGGGACAATGCACTCCAGGGTACTTCAAGACTTCATTATAAGGCTATTAAGACCAAGAGaagtagctgactttcctaacagaAGGTCAGacaaaataaggagacagagaaatatctcccaaatgaaagaatagaaccaaaccacagcaagagaccaAAGCAAAATGAATATAGGTAATATGCCTGagggagaatttaaagtaatgatcataaggatactcaccaaacttgagaagagtggaggacatcaaTGAGACCCTTAACatagagattaaaagaaaaaaaaacaaacaattagagatgaaaaacacaataaatgatgggtgtgcctggctggttcggttggtgaagcatgcaactcttggtttcagggttgtgagtttgagcccacattgagtgtggagattacttaaaaataaaatcttttttttttctttccaggctGCTGCATACAGGGTTTATttagcagtgtttttttttaataataaatttattttttattggtgttcaatttgccaacatacagaataacacccagagctcatcctgtcaagtgccccaatcagtgcccgtcacccatttacccccacccctcaccctcctccccttccaccacccctagttcgcttcccagagttaggagtctttatgttctgtctccctttctgatatttcctacccatttcttctcccttcccttctattccctttcactattatttatattccccaaatgaatgagaacatataatgtttgtccttctccgattgactcatttcactcagcataataccctccagttccaaccacgttgaagcaaatggtgggtatttgtcatttctaatggctgaggaatattccattgtatacataaaccacatcttctttacccattcatctttcgttggacaccgaggctccttccacaatttggctattgtggacattgctgctagaaacatcggggtgcaggtgtcccggcgtttcattgcatctgtatctttggggtaaatccccagcagtgcaattgctgggtcgtagggcaggtctatttttaactctttgaggaacctccacacagttttccagcgtggctgcaccagttcacattcccaccaacagtgtaagagggttcccttttctccgcatcctctccaacatttttggtttcctgccttgttaattttccccattctcactggtgtgaggtggtatctcattgtggttttgatttgtatttccctgatggcaagtgatgcagagcattttctcaggtgcatgttggccatgtctatgtcttcctctgtgagatttctgttcatgtcttttgcccatttcatgattggattgtttgtttctatggtgttgagtttaataagttctttatagatcttggaaactagccctttatctgatacgtcatttgcaaatatcttctcccattctgtaggttgtcttttagttttgttgactgtatcctttgctgtgcaaaagcttcttatcttgatgaagtcccaatagttcattttgcttttgtttcttttgccttcgtggatgtatcttgtaagaagttactgtggctgaattcaaaaagggtgttgcctgtgttctcctctagattttgatggaattttgtctcacatttagatctttcatccattttgagtttatctttgtgtatggtgcaagagagtggtcaactaatattcgataaagaaggaaagactatccactggaagaaagacagtctcttcaataaatggtgctgggaaaattggacatccacatgcagaagaatgaaactagaccactctcttaaaaataaaatcttaaaaaaatacatttgatggCATAAATAGGAggctagaggaagcagaggaacaaattaacaACCTGGAAGACAGTAATGGAAACTAACCAAGTGgagcaaaggagaggaaagaaaattatacatATTAAGAATTGTCTTGGAGAAcacagtagatgcagaaaaagcatttgacaaagtacaacattcattcatgattaaaaactcttaacaaagtaggtttagaggaaacatatctcAGCATAATGAAGGCAttatatgaaaaacacacagccaacatcatactcaatggtgaagcATTGAGCATTTCCCCCTCAGGTCAGGagcaagataaggatgtccactctcaccagttttattcaatatagtactggaagtcctagccacagcaattagacaacaggaagaaataaaaggcattcaaattggtaaagaagtaaaactttcactattggCAGATATACtagtatatagaaaaccctaaagactccaccaaaaaaatactagaactgataaattcagtaaagtcacaggatacaaaatcaatgtacagaaatctgttgcatttctatacactaataagaagcagcagaaagagaacttaagaaaacaatcccatttacaactgcaccaaaaataaaatacctaggaataaacttaaccaaagaggtgagagaccagtactctgaaaactatatactgatgaaagaaattgaagatgccacaaagaaatgaaaacagggatccctgggtggcgcagcggtttagcgcctgcctttggcccagggcgcgatcctggagacccgggatcgaatcccacgtcgggctcccggtgcatggagcctgcttctccctctgcctgtgtctctgcgtctctctctctctctctctgtgactatcataaataaataaaaattaaaaaaaaaaaaagaaatgaaaacacaacccttgttcatggattggaagaaatatattgtaaaatgtctatactacccaaagcaatctacacatttaatgcaatccctatcaaaataccaacagcattttttttatttaaaaacatttatttttatttttattttattttaggtcaagaaacagaatagaaaacccagaaataaagccacagttatatggttaattaatttttttaagattttatttatttattcacgagagacacagagagaggcagagacacaggcagagggagaagcaggccccacacagagagcctgacatgggacttgatcccgggtctccaggatcatgccctgggctgaaggcagcactaaaccgagccacccgggctgccctggttaattaatttttgacaaaggaagaaataataagcaCTGGggaaatacagtctcttcaacaaaagacgttgggaaaactggacagcaacatgcaaaagaatgaaactggaccactttcttataccatacacaaaaataaactcaaaatggattaaggacctaaatgtgagacatgaaatcataaaaaccctagaagagagcacagacagtaatttttctgacatcaaCCATagaaacttctttctagatatgtgtcctgaggcaaggaaacaaaagcaaaaagaaattattaggactacatcaaaataaaaagctcctgcacagcaaaggaaacaaaacaatcaacaaaactgaaagaaaacctatggaatgggagaaggtattcataaacaacatatctgataaaggtttagtatcaaaaatatataaagaacttgtacaactcaacaccaaaaaacccccaaataatccaattaaaaaacaggcagaagatatgaacagacatttctctgaggaagacatacagatgcccctagacacatgaaaagatgctcaacattactcatcaccaaggaaatacaaatcaaaactaaaatgagatatcacctcacacctcagaatggctaaaattaacaacacaggaaacatgttggtgagaatatagagaaaggggaaccctcttacgctgctggtgggaatgcaaactggtacagccactctggaaaacagtatggagtttcctcagaagttaaaaacagaactactatatgatctagtaattgtactactgggcatttacccaaaaaatacaaaaacactaaatcaccccaatgtttattgcagcactatttgcAATAGCAAATACGGAAGCAGCTAAGTGTTCATTGattgatgaatgtataaagatgtgagatatatataagatatatatgtatataaaacaatattatttagctataaaaaataatgagatcttgtcatttgcaacaatatatatggagctagagaatataatgctaagcaaaatgagtcagtcagagaaagataaagaccattatgatttcactcatgtgtggaatttaagaaacaaaacaaatgaacaaaggaaaaaagaaagagaaagaggcaaagacaaaccaggaaacagactcttaactatagagaacaaactgatggttacgagagaggaggtgggtggggtgatggatGAAATagctgatggggattaaggagtgcactttaATAAGCACTGACTAATATATAGAATGGTTGAATTgttatattgtacaactgaaactaacaTGACACTGTCTGTTAACTATACTGTTATTAAGattaaaaactttatataaaaaatatataagagtATGCTTATTttgatgaacactgagaaatgtatagaattgttgaatcatattgtacacatgaaactaatataacactctataGTAATTATACTtgaacagaaaaaagtaaaaaaaaaaaaactgttataaaGACAATCAAACATATGTGCCCCTGACTGAAGTATACA
This region of Canis lupus dingo isolate Sandy chromosome 24, ASM325472v2, whole genome shotgun sequence genomic DNA includes:
- the LOC112673384 gene encoding 60S ribosomal protein L21-like, encoding MTNTKGKRRGTRYMFSRPFRKHGVVPLATCMRIYKKGDIVDIKGMGTVQKGMPHKCYHGKTGRVYNVTQHAVGIVVNKQVKGKILAKRINVRIEHIKHSKSRDSFLKRVKENDQKKKEAKEKGTWVQLKRQPAPPREAHFVRTNGKEPELLEPIPYEFMA